The nucleotide sequence CGTGACCATGATCGGAACGTTGCTGATCAGTGGTACCACGCTGTGTGCGGAAACGCCCGTTGCCGAAGCGCCCGTCACCAAAGCGCCCGTCACCAAAGCGCCCGTCACCAAAACGCCCGTTGCCGAAGCCCATGGCGGCGAAGCACGGACCCGCGAAGCAAAGGTGGTCGGCCCTCGTGATTTGCAATTGAGCTACGTGTCGGATGTTGACGGTACCACTCAACCCTATCGCGTGTTTCTGCCGTCATCCTACGATGGCACGACGCCGCTGCCGATGCTTGTTGCACTGCACGGAACCGGAGGTAGCCAAGACACCTACGCAACCACATACCATGACGGAATCTATGTTCGCGAAGCGGACAAGCGTGGCATCGTCCTGGTTTGTCCGCATGGCCGGGGCACAACGGAGTATCGTGGCATCGGCGAGAACGATGTGTTGACGGTGATCGAAAAGGTGTGCCAAGACTTTGCGATCGATCGAGACCGGATTGTGTGTAGCGGACAATCGATGGGGGGCACCGGCACGACGTATTTGTGTTGTCGATATCCTGACTTGTTTGCCGCGGGGATTCCGCTCGCATCGACCTATGGTCACCTGTCACTCGTCGCGAATCTGATGCATGTCCCGATGCTGTACGTGCAAGGCGAAAAGGACTGGCCTGTGTATGCGAAGAATGGGCCGATTCCGATTACTCGCCGGCTAAAAGAGTTGGGCTACAACGGGCGGTTGTGGATGGTGCCTGGTGCGAAGCACAACACGATGGACATCACGACGGCCGAGGTGCTCGATTGGGCGCTCGCACAGAAACGCGTGACGCATCCCCGCCGTGTGTTGTTTCGTGCCTACTTGCCGTTTCAAGGTCGTGCTTATTGGACCGAGATCGTCGAGATTCGTGAGCCAGGACTCTACGCTGAGATCGATGCAACGATTCAAGGCGACAACACGATTGCGGTCTCGCTAAAAAATGCAAACCGCGTGACACTGCGGCCTGATCCTGAGCTGTTGGATTTGGCAAAACCGATTCAGGTCGTTGTCGATGGCAAGTCGTCATTCACAGGGAGCTGTGCGGCCGATCAACAGATTCAACTCGCTTGGGACGGTGCACAATGGAGGGGCAGTGTTGCCGAGCGACAATTGACGCCCTACACCGCCTATCGTACGCATGTCATTGGCGTTGTCGCGGAACCTCCTTCGCAACCGTTGCGCTGGGACACCTCAGGGGCAAACCAAGTCGCGGTCCGTCAATCACGAACGTTTCCCGCGGAAACCACGATGGGAAGTTGGATGGCCGATGCGATGCGCTCGGCGACCGGTGCCGATGTCGCTGTTTACAACCGACGTTACTATCGTGGCGTGCCGTTGGAAAAGGACCAGCAACTGTTTGCGGTTGATTTGTTCAATTGGCTGCGACCCACCAACAGCAATCTGGGCACCTTTGAAGTTACCGGAAAGGACCTGCTTGAGATCATTGAAGACAACATTCGCGACGCCGAAGGCGAAGATGAATTCTTGTTACAGGTCTCCGGTTGTCGCTATGCGTTTGACCGTAATCGAGCCAAGGGAGAGCGAATCGTGTCGAGCGATATCGATTCCGAACGTCGCTACACGGTGGTGTGTGAAACGCACATGCTCGCTCGTGGCGACACCTGTTTTTTGGCCGGGCACACTGAAAAACTGCAATATACCGACACCGATATCTCGAATGTTTCAGCGGCTTGGCGCTACATTGTTGCAAAGGATGGTGTCGTCGAGGGCATGCGTGACGGCCGCGTTCGTGATCTCACGGGGAAACGCTAATCGATGCGTGCTGCGGAAGGGGGCGCGACTTGCCAACGGAAATGGCACCCGCACTGAGTCGTTTTCAAAGAATCGCAGAGCACCGCGGGGTTGCACTGTCATTATTTCAAAATGACCCAGCGTCTTCGAGATTCGTTGCTCTCATCACGATTTTGAACCGGAGCAAACAACAGCCAGAGCGAGGTGATGGCGTCGCTCCGGCTCGATTGAATGCGGTGGCTAGGATGGCGTTATCGCGTGATTGCGATCGGCAATTAGGGCAGTTCGACGGTCTCGCTGCCGTCCTTGGAACCTAACGCACCCCACACGCCGTAGGGCGACGGGCCTTGCAAAACGCTACCACTCGAAAGGTCGCCCGTGTCGATGGAATCGGTAATGAACGAGACCGATCCGTCACACTTCAATACCGTGATGCCACCGGGATGGTAGCTGCTAGCCGTCGCGTAACTGCGATGAGCAGGATCGGTAATAAGACCACAACTGGGGCCGTTGGGAGGTAAAATCGTGTTGATCGACGACCATCCGGTGAACCCCCAGGACCAAGCGATACCGGACGAGCCATACGTA is from Novipirellula galeiformis and encodes:
- a CDS encoding 5'-nucleotidase C-terminal domain-containing protein encodes the protein MHLTAMRLLIVTMIGTLLISGTTLCAETPVAEAPVTKAPVTKAPVTKTPVAEAHGGEARTREAKVVGPRDLQLSYVSDVDGTTQPYRVFLPSSYDGTTPLPMLVALHGTGGSQDTYATTYHDGIYVREADKRGIVLVCPHGRGTTEYRGIGENDVLTVIEKVCQDFAIDRDRIVCSGQSMGGTGTTYLCCRYPDLFAAGIPLASTYGHLSLVANLMHVPMLYVQGEKDWPVYAKNGPIPITRRLKELGYNGRLWMVPGAKHNTMDITTAEVLDWALAQKRVTHPRRVLFRAYLPFQGRAYWTEIVEIREPGLYAEIDATIQGDNTIAVSLKNANRVTLRPDPELLDLAKPIQVVVDGKSSFTGSCAADQQIQLAWDGAQWRGSVAERQLTPYTAYRTHVIGVVAEPPSQPLRWDTSGANQVAVRQSRTFPAETTMGSWMADAMRSATGADVAVYNRRYYRGVPLEKDQQLFAVDLFNWLRPTNSNLGTFEVTGKDLLEIIEDNIRDAEGEDEFLLQVSGCRYAFDRNRAKGERIVSSDIDSERRYTVVCETHMLARGDTCFLAGHTEKLQYTDTDISNVSAAWRYIVAKDGVVEGMRDGRVRDLTGKR